The DNA window GCAATGCAGGCATAATCATACCCCTTTCTGCTGAGTTCGAGCCTAGCACCGGCTCCTCGAAGCCTACAATCTGTCGGAGGACAGAAAACGGGCGCGTGAACGACCGATCTTCCGAAGCGCCCATTTCGTCCGGAATGGCCGGCAGGAAACGACGCGCATGGCCCGGGAAGTACACGTAGCTGTGGTCGAAACCTGGAACCTCGGCAAGACCTTTCACCCGCCCCCGTGGCCCCTCTCTCTGGCAGGACGGATCGCCGCGCGCCCCGTGCGTGCGCTGGCCGGTATCTCCCTGCGCATCGAGCCGGGGGAGGTCTTCGGTCTGGTGGGACCCAACGGCGCCGGGAAGACCACGCTGCTCAAGCTCCTGGCGACGTTGCTGTTGCCCTCAGAGGGGGCCGCCCGGGTGGACGGCGCGGACCTGGTGAGCCAGGCGGGGATGGTACGGCGGCGGGTGGGGCTGGCCACCGGGGACGAGCGCACTTTCTACTGGAGGCTCACGGGGCGGGAGAACCTGGAATTCTTCTGTGGCCTGCGCGGGCAATCCCCGGCGGTGGCGCGTCGGCGGGCCGCGGAGGTCCTGGAACGCGTGGACCTGGTGGAGCAGGCGGACGAGACCGTAGGGCGGTACTCCACGGGGATGCGCCAGCGTCTGGCCATTGCCCGGGCCCTGCTGGACGATCCCCCGGTCCTGCTGCTGGACGAACCCACGCGCAGCCTTGACCCTGTGGCCGCCGCCCGCGTGCAGACCCTCATCCGCCGCCTCTCCCGCGAGGAGGGGCGCACCGTGCTGCTGGCCACGCACCAGCTGGGCGAGGCTGCCACTGCCTGCGACCGCATCGGCATCCTCGTGGCCGGGGCGCTGCGTGACGTGCTGGCGCCGCAGGCGGTGGGGGAGGATGGTCTGCGCCGGCGCTACCACGCCCTGGTGGAGGCTACGGATGAGCGTCCTCAATCAGTTGCGGGCCTTTCTTAGACGGGACTACCTCCTGGCCAGCTACTCCCGCCTCGCCCTGGCCTGGCAGGTCTTCACCGTCGTCCTGGTGGCGCCTACGCTGTACTACCTGGGACGGCTCATCCGGCCGGCTGCCTCGCCGCACCTGGCCCCCTACGGCGGAGACTACTTCGCCTTCGCCGTGCTGGGGGTAGCGCTCTTCGGGCTGCTGGCCGCGTCCATGGCCGCTGCGGCCGCAGCGATCCGTCAGGAGCAGATGATCGGCACCCTGGAGGTCCTGGTCGCTGCACCCATCTCATTGCTCACCCTGGCGGCGGGGCTCTCGCTGTGGAGCGTCCTGCTCGCCGCCGCGCAGACGCTCCTCTACCTGGTGCTGGGCGTGGTCGTCTTCGGAATCGACCTGGGCCGGGCCAATCTCGCCGCGGCCGGCATCGCCGTGATCCTGGCGGTGGCCACGTTCGCGGCCATGGGGCTGTTCGCGGCGGCCTTCGTCCTGGTTTACAGGCACGCCGATCCGTTCAGCAGCATCTTCGCCGGGCTTTCGGCCCTTCTGGGCGGGGTCTTCTACCCGCCAAGCGTCCTGCCCCCGGTGCTGCGGGTGCTGGCGGAGTTCGTCCCGCTGACGCATGCGCTGCGGGCAGTCCGCCTGGCCGTGCTGGAAGGGGCCGGGCTCGGTGCGCTGCGCCGTGAACTACTCGTGCTGCTCCTCTTTGCCGTGGTGCTCCTGCCGCTGGCGACGGTGGTCTTCCGCGGGGCGGTGCAGTACGCCAGGCGAGCGGGGACGCTGAGCGCCTACTGAGGGGACCCCCGGGGCGGTCAGTCCCCGAAGTTCTCCACCACCACCACGC is part of the Armatimonadota bacterium genome and encodes:
- a CDS encoding ABC transporter ATP-binding protein; protein product: MAREVHVAVVETWNLGKTFHPPPWPLSLAGRIAARPVRALAGISLRIEPGEVFGLVGPNGAGKTTLLKLLATLLLPSEGAARVDGADLVSQAGMVRRRVGLATGDERTFYWRLTGRENLEFFCGLRGQSPAVARRRAAEVLERVDLVEQADETVGRYSTGMRQRLAIARALLDDPPVLLLDEPTRSLDPVAAARVQTLIRRLSREEGRTVLLATHQLGEAATACDRIGILVAGALRDVLAPQAVGEDGLRRRYHALVEATDERPQSVAGLS
- a CDS encoding ABC transporter permease, translated to MSVLNQLRAFLRRDYLLASYSRLALAWQVFTVVLVAPTLYYLGRLIRPAASPHLAPYGGDYFAFAVLGVALFGLLAASMAAAAAAIRQEQMIGTLEVLVAAPISLLTLAAGLSLWSVLLAAAQTLLYLVLGVVVFGIDLGRANLAAAGIAVILAVATFAAMGLFAAAFVLVYRHADPFSSIFAGLSALLGGVFYPPSVLPPVLRVLAEFVPLTHALRAVRLAVLEGAGLGALRRELLVLLLFAVVLLPLATVVFRGAVQYARRAGTLSAY